In Candidatus Liberibacter africanus PTSAPSY, the genomic stretch TGAATCAGGATTATGATCAAAAACAATCTTACGATCAATCTTTTTCAATCCCATTCTAAAGCCCCTTTTTTCCATTCATAAATGAAACCAATAATTAAAATCCCTAGAAATACCATCATCGATCCAAAACCCAACCAACTAATTTTTTTGAAATAAACTGCCCAAGGAAATAAAAAAGCAATTTCTAGATCAAAAATAATAAATAACACAGATACTAAACAAAATCGAATGTCGAACTTTACACGTGCATCATCAAAAGGATCAAATCCACACTCGTAAGTTGATAATTTTTCTGGATCAGGAGATTTAAAAGCAACAATAAAAGGAGAAACCATAAGAGCAACAACTATTGCTGCTGCAATCGCTATAAAGACTATAATAGGCGTATAAGAAGCCAAGAGACACTCCATATTGATTAATTTCCACTGCCAAGGCAAATACCACCGATACTAAACGTAATCATTCTCGCAGTAATCCAATAACATTATATTAAAAAGAAAAATAATACGAAATAATCATCACACATGGCGCGAGTGACGGGGCTCGAACCCGTGACCTCCGGCGTGACAGGCCGGCGCTCTAACCAACTGAGCTACACCCGCTGTTAACGGCAATATCAATAATCAAAAAGACATTTTTGCCACTTACAACAAAAATAATCCCTAGAACCTATCTACTACAAAAACAATAGAAAACACAATTAAAATAAATGAATCAAAGAAAAATAATCCGAATAAAAGCATCAAAACTTTACTACATAACAAATGCTATTGCAATCTTCAAACATAGTAAAATAATTTATTTATAAGGAAAATGATATGCATTGCTTATCAACAAAAAAATCCAAAATTTATTTTTTTTTATTTGCGAACATTGAAAAATTATTGTATCACAACATAAATGCATGGGGGCGATTAGCTCAGTGGTAGAGCGCCTCGTTTACACCGAGGATGTCGGGAGTTCGACTCTCTCATCGCCCACCATAAAAAGTTTTTTCAGCATAAGATGTTGATTTATTTATTGTTTCTTTTCATATCTAACAAACACCTAAGTGCAAGATATGAGATAATAAAGACATAAAAGACGTTCTTATTTTAAGAAGAACAGTTATTTTTTATTCTTGATAGTTTAAATATTTTAAAATAAAAAATTTAACTAAGATCGTATCCCCACTATCAAAGAAGATAGCCAGGGAAATTCCAAAACATATATCCTTTTTTCGAAAATATTACATTATCAATAACAATAAATGAAATGAGTCAATGCCAACAAATATCCTAGAAAAATAAATCTATAAGGGCGCCCTATCTAAAGATTTATAAAAAATTTATTTACCAATATAACGCCAAATACTAGGATTTTTAAAATTTTTTCACGATACCGCGACCAGAAAAATTCCAACCACATTACTTTATAAAAAAAGAAGGAGACTCCAATAGTCCCCTTCTTCCATAGGCTAGTATATAAAACAGTACGAAAATGATTTACATCATATCCATACCACCCATACCTCCCATACCGCCCATGCCACCCATGCCACCCATGCCACCTGCAGGCATTTGAGGAGCTGTTGTTTCATCTTTTGGAAGATCAACAACAACCGCCTCAGTAATTAAGAGCATAGACGAAACAGATGCAGCAAACTGCAGAGCATTACGCACAACTTTCACAGGATCAATGATACCCATTTGGAACATATCACCAAAAACTCCAGTCTGAGCATTATACCCATAATTCACATTTTTGTTTTCCTGTATTTTGCTGACAATAAGCGCAGCTTCATCCCCAGCATTTTCAATAATTTGACGACACGGAGCAGAAAGAGTCTTGCGAATAATTTCTATACCAGCAGCCTGATCTTCATTATCCCCTTTAACAGACAACGCTTGAGCAGCACGGACAAGAGCAAGCCCTCCACCTGCAACAATACCTTCATCAGATGCAGCACGTGTAGCATCAAGGGAATCCTGATAACGATCTTTTTTCTCACTCAATGCCGATTCAGTCACATCTCCAACTTCTATGACAGCAACACCACCAGCCAACTTAGCTAAGCGTTCTTTAAGCTTATCACGATCATAATCAGACTTAGTTTCTTCAATAGATCTTTGAATTTCACCAACACGAGATTTAACTTTTTCCGGATCACCATTTCCACCAACAATTGTTGTCTCATCTTTAGTCATAACAATCTTTTTAGCAGAACCTAAATCAGCAATTGTGGCTTTTTCAAGCTTAAGACCAACTTCATCAGAAATCACAGTAGCACCAACCAAAACAGCAATATCTTGAAGAATTGCCTTGCGACGATCACCAAAAGCAGGTGTTTTCGTTCCAAGAACCGCTAAATTACAACGCAATCTATTAACAACAAGAGTTGCAAGCGCATCACCTTCTATATCTTCAGCAATAATGCATAGAGGACGACCCGACTGAGCCACACTTTCCAGCAACGGAAGCAACGGTTGCAACGCTGATATCTTCTTATCGTAAAGCAAGATATAAGGATTTTCAGCCTCAGCCGCCATTCTTTCTGAATTAGTTACAAAATAAGGAGATATATAACCCCGATCAAACTGCATACCCTTAACAACTTTAACTTCAGTAGTTGCGGTTTTTGCTTGATCAATGGTGATAATTCCATGCGGACCTATTTTCTCCATTGCATGAGCAATTTTTTCACCAATCTCTTTATCACCATTGGCAGAAATAGTCGCTACTTGAATAATTTCTTCACGACTTTCAACTTTCTTATGATTTACTTTAAGATAATCTACAACTTCTTGAACAGCGAGATTAATACCACGTCTTATATCCATCGGATTAAGACCAGCTGCAACATATTTACGACCTTCATTAATAATTGCCTGAGCAAGGCAAGTTGCAGTAGTTGTTCCATCTCCTGAATTATCTTCCGCATTAGTCGCCACATCTCGTATCATACGAGCACCGACTTCATGAAAATGATTTTTAAAACTTATACTCTTCGCAACACTCACACCATCCTTAGTAACACGAGGCGCACCGAAAGAGTTGGCAATTATAACACAACGCCCCTTAGGACCAAGAGTACACTTAACAGCATCGGCAAGCATATTAACACCGTATGCAATACTATCACGAGCATTCATACCCAACTTAATATCTTTAGCAGCCATAGATTAAAACTCCCTGATTCTACGAAATCAAATCATATAAAGGGATCAAAATGACCCCCATCATATTTTAATATTACTTATCTTTACTTATCTTTGTTTTTTTACTTGTCTTCAACTACGACACCTATAATATCCGATTCTTGCATTACTAGATATTCTTCGTCGCCCCCAAGCTTAATTTCTGTTCCAGACCATTTTCCAAACAGAACAACATCGCCTGGATTGACTTCAGGTTCTATTACTTTTCCTGTTTGATCTAAAACACCAGCACCAACCCATACGACCTCTCCGCCACAAGCAGAAGGTTTTTCAGAGACGGTATCAGGTATTATAAGACCGCTTTCTGTCATTGTTTCACATTGAACACGGCGCACAACCACACGACCTCTTGACGGACGAAAACAGCGCTTACCCACCATATATAAACTCCCCATTTAACAACAAAAAAACAAAAACGAAACCGAAAACACTTATAAAAATAACTTTCTGTTATTGCATCACTCTCATCAACACGATCGCTAGCAATAAATATTTAGGAACAAACCTTTACGAAGTCAAGGGTATGAACGAATTCATTGCATAATTAAATATCATTACAGAATAAATTGACAAATAATATCGTAAACTGAATATCTATGTATTATTATAAATAGACTTAAACACAAAAGGAATGCACATGACGAAAGAAATAGCATCCCTATGCGCAATTTTATCATCTTATGATGTTATTCTCTGTGATGTGTGGGGAGTGATTCATAATGGGAAAAGTTTTTTTTCTAGTAGCATTTCTGCCCTAGAAAAAGCACGCACAAATGGCTTGAAAGTGATATTATTCACGAACTCTCCACGTCCATCCTCAAGCGTGATATCTCAAATAAAATCACTCGGACCCCTTCCTCAATTCTGGGATGATATTATCTCCTCTGGAGACTTAACTTATCATCTTTTTAAAGAGGAATCACGAGATATATTTTTCATAGGACCCGAAAAAGATTATGCCCTACTTGAAACACTTGATGTTAACATAGTCAGTGAAAAGTCTGCAAAAACAATATTATGCACCGGACTATACAACGATGAAACAGAACATCCTGAAGATTACCATATACTTTTAGAGAGCTTTGCTTCACGCAACATTCCTTTTATTTGCGCTAATCCCGATATTTTCGCCAACCGTGGTAACAAAGTGATTCCTTGTGCTGGAGCATTAGCTCTTATTTATCAAAAACTTAATGGAATAGTTAAAATGATAGGGAAACCCCATTTTCCTATTTACGAAATGGCATTTAAAAAAATATCTACTTTATGTAATTCATTGGATAAAAAACGCATACTAGCCATAGGAGATGGTATAGAAACCGACATAAAAGGCGCTCTGCAATCTGGCATAGATGCACTATACGTCAGCGACGGTATACATAAACATGAATACATGTGCAATAATATTATTAAAGAAGAAATGATACAAAATTTCTTTGCAAAAAGAAAACTATATCCCCATTGGTGGATTCGGAAACTAATCTAAAGAAGGGCAATTATGCACGTTTTCCATAATATTGAAATTAATCAAGCACTGCCAAACCACTTAAAAGGCGGAGTAGTTGCCATCGGAAATTTCGATGGAATACATCGTGGGCATCACCTGATACTGGAACATGCAATTAAAATATCTCATAATTCTCCTATCATCGTTCTTTCATTCAATCCTCATCCCCGTATTATTCTACAATCATCTTCTCCAATCTTTCCATTAACATCACCTTCGATTCAGGAAAAAATACTAGAAAACATGGGGTTTTCTGCATTAATTAGATATAAATTTACTTTAGAAACAGCTCATTATTCCGCCGAACAATTTATACAAAAAATATTAGTAGAATGGCTGGAAGCCAGCAAAGTAATTACAGGCACCCAATTCCGCTTTGGAAAAGATCGTTCTGGAAATGGTCACATCCTAGAAAAAAGTGGCGAGAAATACGGATTTAATACCGTCCTCATTGATGAATTGCGTGATAATAACTCTCAAGTTGTGTCTTCGAGCAATGTTAGAAGCGCATTGACACAGGGGAATATCCATAATGCCACCCACCTACTCGGATATCATTTTACCGTTGAATCAGAGGTCATCCATGGAAAAAAAATAGGACGAACTTTAGGATTTCCTACCGCTAATATGCAACTTCCACCTGAAATATTACTCAAAGAAGGAATATATGCTATCCGTTTTCGCACACAAGACCAAATATCTTATGGTGGCGTGGCAAACTTTGGCAGAAATCCAACTATAACCCCGAACGGATCTCTTTTTCTAGAGAGTTTTATTTTCGACTTTTCTAAAGAAATATATGGACAAAAATGCACTGTTTCATTTTTTGATTACTTACGTCCAGAAATCAAATTTAAAGACCTAAAAGAGCTAAAAAAACATACAGCAAAAGACGAACAAAAAACACGAAAAATCCTCGAGAATTCTCATCCATTAAGCGAAATAGATCGCATAATTTGCTTCTAAGAAGCTCATTCTTTATATTCAAACAATCTATATTCAAAAAATCACAGAACCTCTTTGTTCAAACTAATGAATTTTCCTATTCTTTAGGGATAATTGCTATTGTCTGAAAAATATGCTACCACTTGCTCTCGCTTTTTTATTCTATTGCAAAGGAATATTACTCTATGTTTTTACGCTTTTCTTGTAAAAATTTACTATTCTACACCATTGCCTTACAATGTCTAACATTACTCAGCTCTGAAAGCCTCGCTTACGAAGAACATAATGAAAAATCTCAATCAGTGAGAACACAAGAAAAATATGACCATAAAAAAAAACCAAACAATATAATTAAAAGAAAAAAGGGTAAAATCAATCACAATGCACTAAATACGCCTCATAACAAAGGTCAAAACAAAGACAAAACAAACGATATACTCGACGCATTCCCCTTGCCTGAGCCCCCTATCCAGTATTATAACGCTAGTCTCTGAGAGAAAATATCCTCAGATTCAAAATCTTACTTAATAAAATAAAGGTTTTTTTATTTTTTACGCAATGGTCTTCTGGGTTATGAGCGCCTAAAATCAAAGGCTATCATCATGCCGTTGTGATATTAAGATGTTTACTTAATTAATGCTGTACTAGACAAAAGCAACCATAATAGTTTATAATGTCACCGTTAGTGAAGAGATTCTCTGTGGGTGATTAGCTCAGTAGGTAGAGCAGCTGACTCTTAATCAGCCGGTCGCTGGTTCGAACCCTGCATCACCCACCATTTTTTTCGTACTGTTGTTTCGTGATTAATTGAAGAATATTCCCGCATACCATTCTTTTCTATGCATTATTTTTCTTCATGAACAAATTGCATCTGGGTAGAAGCGGTATCCACTTCAGAAATAATTTTTTCAACGATTTCTAAGAAAATTTTACGAACAATGCTTGAAAAAATTATATCCTTCCTTTAAAAAGTATATCCTTCCTTTCTCCTAAAGATATTTTATAATAACCACCCAACACCCATGATAAAAACCATATCTATCCATATAAAAGCATAATCATGCTGAAGATTTTTTTATTATCATTAACCAAAAATACAGTTTACTAATGTCAAATAAAATATATTCTCGATCTGGTATTGATATATAGGATTGTAAATAATAACTACTGAGAGCTCTTGCTCATGTTACTTCTTTTTACGGGAAAAAAATCATGCACGATGTTACTAATCGCAATATCCAATATACGAAAATTTATACATTTGTCTTGTTTTTTCTGTTCGGAGGAATAACCAGTTTAAATTCTATTCTTATACCAAAACTACAAAATATATTTTCTCTCACCTATCTACAAGCAATGCTTGTTGAAGCTGTTTTTTTCTCCTGTTACTTCTTCTTCTCTATTCCTTCTGGCATGTTCATTCAACGATATGGCTATATGAAGAGCATTTGCACAGGACTAGTGATTATATCATTAGGTTGCATGTTGTTCGTAATCACTACTTATATTACAACTTTTTCGATGTTTTTATCTGCTTTATACATTGTTGCAATAGGAGTTGTAATGCTTCAGGTCGCTTTGAATCCCCTTGTCTCTCTACTTGGCGATCCTAAAACAGCAGCGAGCAGACTTACTTTTGCACAATCTTTTAATTCGCTAGGAACAGTGATTTTCCCTTATGTTGGCTCCATCTTAATATTAAACAATTTTGCTGGTCCAGAAACATCCAAATTGGCCAATACCATAATAGCCAATCAAAATCATGCAGCGAAAGTTATCTCCCAAATATATTTAACACTTGCCATCTTTCTTGTCCCTATAATTTTTTTGTACTGGGGAAAACGTGACTGTTTTACGGATTACACGGCAAAGCATATAAAATTCTTCAAAACACTCAATATGTTAGCAATCCCTCGATTTGCAATGGGCACAATATGCATATTCCTTTACGTTGGCGCAGAAGTATCTATTGGTAGCATTATGGTCAATTATCTCATGCGCCAAGACACCTTATTCTTAGGCGGAGTATCGGCCGGACATCATACCGCAATATATTGGGGAAGCGCAATGATTGGACGTATTCTTGGATGTTGGATACTATACCGTTTTTCTACAGAAAAAACTCTGTCCGCATTCGCAATAACAGCATGTTCTTTGGTGATGATTTCCTCTTACACTACTGGCTTTATATCAGGATGGTCTCTCATAGCAGTTGGTTTATGCAATTCTATTATGTTTCCTACAATATTTTCTCTCGCAAATCTTAACCTCAAAGAACGCGTATCCGAAGGATCTGGCATAATATGTACCAGCATATCAGGAGGTGTTATCATTCCTTTGGTTTTTGGACATCTTATAGACATCTCAAGTATAAGAGATGCATTCTTTGTACCAGCTATTTGCTATATGATCATCGCCATATACGCCATATCATGTTTTTATAAAAAAAGTTGATTCTAGAAAAAAACAATAAACAATCATAAATTACGCACAAAAAGAGATTGTCGCATAACTTGATGGCGAAGAGGTATCATTTTCCCCAAAACATGAAGGGTACCTACACGGAAAAGATGTAAAAAAGGATATTGCGCAAACAATGATCGATTAAATAAATCTACGCCTATAATGCGCCCAAGGATATCTCCACGACGCATCGAATGATAGCGACTACCTATATCCTCAAAAGACACCTGATCGCATTGAATCATGTTCAATAAAACGATAACATCTCGCATGGACAAATTAAAACCCTGACCATATATCGGAGGCAGTACATGTGCAGCTTCTCCAACCAATACCACCCTATTCTCACCAAAACAACGTGATACCATACTTGATAATTGAAAACTTTGCACATCTGTTACCACTTCAATCTTACCAACTATGGAATAAAGGTACTGTTCAAGCCTACGCGCTATTTCATTTATAGGAAGTTTATGATAAAAATCCGCTTCTTGAGATTCCATCATCCATACTAAGCTGGAACAATTTCCCTGCAAAGGAATTTGAGTGATAGTTCCTAGAGATTTATGAAATTCTACACATAAACCATGATGAGGCATTGAATGCTTAAAATTTAAAACAAGCGCTTTTTGCGGATAGGACCAATTTTTCTCTCCACAACCCATTTGTCGACGAATAGATGAGTTTCGTCCATCACTACCAACAAGAAATTTACCAGTAATTTTTTGTCCTGTAGAAAGGGAAATCGCAATATTTTTTTCTCCTATTTGCATTTCATCTGCTAGAGCATCAAAGCAATGAATAAGAGGTTCTTGTGAAATTTTCTTTGTAAGAGCTTCAATAAATGGATAATTAGGAATATTATAGCCAAACGCATCTATTCCAATTTCAGAAGATTTGAATACAGCATCTGGAGCAGTGATAAAGCAACCTGTGATATCAACTAATTTAAAAGAGGATACAGGCTCTACAACGTGCTGAAGAGAATCCCATATATCAAGCTCTTTCAAAAAGCCAACCCCCTCATCCATAAGCATAGTCGTGCGCAAATCATGAAAACAAGATACAGGAGAAACAAGCGCCGTCAACAAACCTTTTTTGGCAGCACCAATTGCAGCAACAGAACCTGTAAGACCACTACCGATAATAATCACATCAAAATGTTTCATTAACTACACCTTTACGGAACTTCATGTCTGTGCTATTTAAAATACATCGACAAGTACTATCAATCTATTCATTGTATATATTCTGGATTATGTTGACTAGTGGGTATAAACACAATAGTAATAATATATCTGTCTTGGGCACGAGGCGGAAATATGATATAGTATATATTGCAAAGTATTAGTAATTATCCAATGATTGTAAAATGAATTATAAAAATTTTTCGTATAAACGTGTTAGTGCGTTTTCAGTGCATATTTTGACATCTCTTGGATCTTTTATTGCGTTTCTTGGTGTTACAGCAGCCTCCCAATATCGGATTGTTGATATGTTTTGGTGGCTTGGATTAGCCTTGATTATTGATGGATTTGACGGACCAATTGCACGTAAGATGCGCGTAAAAGAAGTTCTTCCTAATTGGTCTGGAGATACTCTTGATAATATTATTGATTATTTAACCTATGTCATTCTCCCAGCTTTTGCGCTATACCAAAGTAATCTGTTAGGCACTCCTGGATCATCCGTCGCCGCAGGCGTGATTGTCATATCAAGCGCTATTTATTATGCTTATACGAATATCAAGACAGAAGAAAACTTCTTTTCTGGATTTCCTGCAGTATGGAATATGGTTGTTTTTTTCCTTATAGCATTAAATGCAAGCGTTATTGTTTCAACAATAATTATTATTACATCAGTAATTCTCACATTCCTCCCCATCCATTTCTTACATCCCATCCGAGTTGTGCGACTGCGTCCTCTAAATATTTTTATGTTTTTTTGCTGGTGTGCTTTAGGATTTTATGCATTGCTATTAAATTTCCAAGTATCTCGCTTGTTCTACTTCGTTTTTAGCTTATGTGGAATTTATTTATATAGTATAGGCGCTATATTACAAATCTTCCCCAATCTTGGAAGAAAAAGAAAATCTTCATAGATTATAAAAATAGTATCATAATATCGTAAGACTACGAGTTAAAACTTTGATTGATTAAAAAAATCAACAACATGCATTAAACTTTCAAGAAGTATAACTTTTTTCACAGTTATCTTTGAATAT encodes the following:
- a CDS encoding NADH-quinone oxidoreductase subunit A; this encodes MECLLASYTPIIVFIAIAAAIVVALMVSPFIVAFKSPDPEKLSTYECGFDPFDDARVKFDIRFCLVSVLFIIFDLEIAFLFPWAVYFKKISWLGFGSMMVFLGILIIGFIYEWKKGALEWD
- the groL gene encoding chaperonin GroEL (60 kDa chaperone family; promotes refolding of misfolded polypeptides especially under stressful conditions; forms two stacked rings of heptamers to form a barrel-shaped 14mer; ends can be capped by GroES; misfolded proteins enter the barrel where they are refolded when GroES binds) — its product is MAAKDIKLGMNARDSIAYGVNMLADAVKCTLGPKGRCVIIANSFGAPRVTKDGVSVAKSISFKNHFHEVGARMIRDVATNAEDNSGDGTTTATCLAQAIINEGRKYVAAGLNPMDIRRGINLAVQEVVDYLKVNHKKVESREEIIQVATISANGDKEIGEKIAHAMEKIGPHGIITIDQAKTATTEVKVVKGMQFDRGYISPYFVTNSERMAAEAENPYILLYDKKISALQPLLPLLESVAQSGRPLCIIAEDIEGDALATLVVNRLRCNLAVLGTKTPAFGDRRKAILQDIAVLVGATVISDEVGLKLEKATIADLGSAKKIVMTKDETTIVGGNGDPEKVKSRVGEIQRSIEETKSDYDRDKLKERLAKLAGGVAVIEVGDVTESALSEKKDRYQDSLDATRAASDEGIVAGGGLALVRAAQALSVKGDNEDQAAGIEIIRKTLSAPCRQIIENAGDEAALIVSKIQENKNVNYGYNAQTGVFGDMFQMGIIDPVKVVRNALQFAASVSSMLLITEAVVVDLPKDETTAPQMPAGGMGGMGGMGGMGGMGGMDMM
- a CDS encoding co-chaperone GroES, with the translated sequence MVGKRCFRPSRGRVVVRRVQCETMTESGLIIPDTVSEKPSACGGEVVWVGAGVLDQTGKVIEPEVNPGDVVLFGKWSGTEIKLGGDEEYLVMQESDIIGVVVEDK
- a CDS encoding TIGR01459 family HAD-type hydrolase, which encodes MTKEIASLCAILSSYDVILCDVWGVIHNGKSFFSSSISALEKARTNGLKVILFTNSPRPSSSVISQIKSLGPLPQFWDDIISSGDLTYHLFKEESRDIFFIGPEKDYALLETLDVNIVSEKSAKTILCTGLYNDETEHPEDYHILLESFASRNIPFICANPDIFANRGNKVIPCAGALALIYQKLNGIVKMIGKPHFPIYEMAFKKISTLCNSLDKKRILAIGDGIETDIKGALQSGIDALYVSDGIHKHEYMCNNIIKEEMIQNFFAKRKLYPHWWIRKLI
- a CDS encoding bifunctional riboflavin kinase/FAD synthetase → MHVFHNIEINQALPNHLKGGVVAIGNFDGIHRGHHLILEHAIKISHNSPIIVLSFNPHPRIILQSSSPIFPLTSPSIQEKILENMGFSALIRYKFTLETAHYSAEQFIQKILVEWLEASKVITGTQFRFGKDRSGNGHILEKSGEKYGFNTVLIDELRDNNSQVVSSSNVRSALTQGNIHNATHLLGYHFTVESEVIHGKKIGRTLGFPTANMQLPPEILLKEGIYAIRFRTQDQISYGGVANFGRNPTITPNGSLFLESFIFDFSKEIYGQKCTVSFFDYLRPEIKFKDLKELKKHTAKDEQKTRKILENSHPLSEIDRIICF
- a CDS encoding sugar MFS transporter, giving the protein MHDVTNRNIQYTKIYTFVLFFLFGGITSLNSILIPKLQNIFSLTYLQAMLVEAVFFSCYFFFSIPSGMFIQRYGYMKSICTGLVIISLGCMLFVITTYITTFSMFLSALYIVAIGVVMLQVALNPLVSLLGDPKTAASRLTFAQSFNSLGTVIFPYVGSILILNNFAGPETSKLANTIIANQNHAAKVISQIYLTLAIFLVPIIFLYWGKRDCFTDYTAKHIKFFKTLNMLAIPRFAMGTICIFLYVGAEVSIGSIMVNYLMRQDTLFLGGVSAGHHTAIYWGSAMIGRILGCWILYRFSTEKTLSAFAITACSLVMISSYTTGFISGWSLIAVGLCNSIMFPTIFSLANLNLKERVSEGSGIICTSISGGVIIPLVFGHLIDISSIRDAFFVPAICYMIIAIYAISCFYKKS
- a CDS encoding FAD-dependent monooxygenase; protein product: MKHFDVIIIGSGLTGSVAAIGAAKKGLLTALVSPVSCFHDLRTTMLMDEGVGFLKELDIWDSLQHVVEPVSSFKLVDITGCFITAPDAVFKSSEIGIDAFGYNIPNYPFIEALTKKISQEPLIHCFDALADEMQIGEKNIAISLSTGQKITGKFLVGSDGRNSSIRRQMGCGEKNWSYPQKALVLNFKHSMPHHGLCVEFHKSLGTITQIPLQGNCSSLVWMMESQEADFYHKLPINEIARRLEQYLYSIVGKIEVVTDVQSFQLSSMVSRCFGENRVVLVGEAAHVLPPIYGQGFNLSMRDVIVLLNMIQCDQVSFEDIGSRYHSMRRGDILGRIIGVDLFNRSLFAQYPFLHLFRVGTLHVLGKMIPLRHQVMRQSLFVRNL
- the pcsA gene encoding phosphatidylcholine synthase; the protein is MNYKNFSYKRVSAFSVHILTSLGSFIAFLGVTAASQYRIVDMFWWLGLALIIDGFDGPIARKMRVKEVLPNWSGDTLDNIIDYLTYVILPAFALYQSNLLGTPGSSVAAGVIVISSAIYYAYTNIKTEENFFSGFPAVWNMVVFFLIALNASVIVSTIIIITSVILTFLPIHFLHPIRVVRLRPLNIFMFFCWCALGFYALLLNFQVSRLFYFVFSLCGIYLYSIGAILQIFPNLGRKRKSS